A genome region from Dickeya chrysanthemi NCPPB 402 includes the following:
- a CDS encoding valine--tRNA ligase, which produces MEKTYNPHDIEQPLYEHWEKQGYFKPNGDTSKESFSIMIPPPNVTGSLHMGHAFQQTIMDTMIRYQRMQGKNTLWQAGTDHAGIATQMVVERKIAAEEGKTRHDYGREAFIDKIWQWKAESGGTITRQMRRLGNSVDWERERFTMDDGLSNAVKEVFVRLYQEDLIYRGKRLVNWDPKLRTAISDLEVENRDVKGSMWHLRYPLADGAKTADGKEYLVVATTRPETVLGDTGVAVNPEDPRYKDLIGKFLILPLVGRRIPIVGDEHADMEKGTGCVKITPAHDFNDYEVGKRHQLPMINILTFDGDIRQEAEVFSTNGEASTAYSSDIPDAFRGLERFAARKAVVAAFDELGLLEEIKAHDLTVPYGDRGGVVIEPMLTDQWYVRAGVLAKPAVEAVEDGRIQFVPKQYENMYFSWMRDIQDWCISRQLWWGHRIPAWYDDNGKVYVGRDEAEVRRENNLAADVALRQDEDVLDTWFSSGLWTFSTLGWPEQTPELKAFHPSSVMVSGFDIIFFWIARMIMLTMHFIKDEDGKPQVPFHTVYMTGLIRDEEGQKMSKSKGNVIDPLDMVDGISLETLLEKRTGNMMQPQLAEKIRKRTEKQFPNGIEPHGTDALRFTLAALASTGRDINWDMKRLEGYRNFCNKLWNASRFVLMNTEEQDCGFNGGENSGEKVLSLADRWILAEFNRTVKAYREALDGYRFDLAANVLYEFTWNQFCDWYLELTKPVMNGGSEAELRGTRHTLVTVLEALLRLAHPIIPFITETIWQRVKVLKGVSADTIMLQPFPAFDATLEDEQAFNDLEWIKQAIIAVRNIRAEMNIAPSKPLTLLLRDASADATRRVRDNLGFIQTLARLESITLLPAGDKGPVSVTKLVDGAELLIPMAGLIDKVAELDRLAKEVAKLEVEIGRIDSKLSNEGFVARAPEAVVAKEREKRDGYAVAKTKLLEQQATIAAL; this is translated from the coding sequence ATGGAAAAGACATACAACCCGCACGACATTGAGCAGCCGCTGTACGAGCACTGGGAAAAACAGGGCTACTTCAAGCCCAACGGCGACACCAGCAAAGAAAGCTTCAGCATCATGATCCCGCCGCCCAACGTGACCGGCAGCCTGCACATGGGCCATGCTTTCCAGCAAACCATTATGGACACGATGATCCGCTACCAGCGCATGCAGGGTAAAAACACCCTGTGGCAGGCCGGGACCGATCACGCCGGTATCGCCACCCAGATGGTCGTGGAACGTAAGATCGCCGCCGAAGAAGGCAAAACCCGCCACGATTACGGCCGTGAAGCGTTCATCGATAAAATCTGGCAGTGGAAGGCGGAATCCGGCGGCACCATTACCCGCCAGATGCGCCGACTGGGCAACTCGGTAGACTGGGAGCGCGAGCGTTTCACCATGGACGACGGGTTGTCCAACGCGGTGAAGGAAGTGTTTGTTCGCCTGTATCAGGAAGACCTGATCTACCGCGGCAAACGCCTGGTGAACTGGGACCCGAAACTGCGTACCGCCATTTCCGACCTGGAAGTGGAAAACCGCGATGTCAAAGGGTCGATGTGGCATCTGCGCTACCCGCTGGCGGACGGTGCGAAAACCGCCGACGGCAAAGAGTATCTGGTGGTGGCGACCACCCGTCCGGAAACCGTGCTGGGTGATACCGGCGTAGCGGTCAACCCGGAAGATCCGCGCTATAAAGATCTGATCGGCAAGTTCCTGATCCTGCCGCTGGTCGGTCGCCGCATTCCGATCGTCGGCGACGAACACGCCGATATGGAGAAAGGCACCGGCTGCGTGAAGATCACCCCAGCGCACGATTTCAACGACTACGAAGTCGGCAAGCGTCATCAACTGCCGATGATCAACATCCTAACCTTCGACGGCGATATCCGTCAGGAAGCGGAAGTCTTCAGCACCAACGGCGAAGCCAGCACCGCCTACAGCAGCGACATCCCCGACGCATTTCGCGGACTGGAGCGTTTCGCCGCTCGCAAAGCCGTGGTAGCCGCGTTTGATGAGCTGGGCCTGTTGGAAGAAATTAAAGCGCACGACCTGACCGTACCGTACGGCGACCGCGGCGGCGTGGTGATCGAGCCGATGCTGACCGACCAGTGGTACGTTCGTGCCGGCGTGCTGGCTAAACCGGCGGTGGAAGCGGTGGAAGACGGCCGTATCCAGTTCGTGCCGAAGCAGTACGAAAACATGTACTTCAGTTGGATGCGCGACATTCAGGACTGGTGTATCTCTCGCCAGCTGTGGTGGGGTCATCGCATCCCGGCGTGGTACGACGATAACGGCAAAGTCTACGTCGGCCGTGATGAAGCCGAAGTCCGTCGCGAGAATAATCTGGCCGCGGATGTAGCGCTGCGTCAGGACGAAGACGTCCTGGACACCTGGTTCTCCTCCGGGTTGTGGACCTTCTCCACACTGGGCTGGCCGGAACAAACGCCAGAGCTGAAAGCCTTCCATCCGAGCAGCGTGATGGTCAGCGGTTTCGACATCATTTTCTTCTGGATTGCCCGCATGATCATGCTGACCATGCACTTCATCAAAGATGAAGACGGCAAGCCGCAGGTGCCGTTCCATACCGTGTACATGACTGGCCTGATCCGCGACGAGGAAGGCCAGAAGATGTCCAAATCCAAGGGTAACGTGATTGACCCGCTGGATATGGTGGACGGTATTTCGCTCGAAACGCTGCTGGAAAAACGCACCGGCAACATGATGCAGCCGCAGCTGGCGGAGAAAATCCGCAAACGAACCGAAAAACAGTTCCCGAACGGCATCGAACCGCACGGCACCGACGCCCTGCGCTTTACGCTGGCGGCGCTGGCTTCTACCGGCCGCGACATCAATTGGGACATGAAACGTCTGGAAGGGTACCGCAACTTCTGCAACAAGCTGTGGAACGCCAGCCGCTTCGTGCTGATGAACACCGAAGAGCAGGATTGCGGCTTTAACGGCGGCGAGAACAGTGGCGAGAAAGTGCTGTCGCTGGCAGACCGCTGGATTCTGGCGGAATTCAACCGCACGGTGAAAGCCTACCGTGAAGCGCTGGATGGCTACCGTTTCGATCTGGCCGCTAACGTGCTGTATGAGTTCACCTGGAACCAGTTCTGCGACTGGTATCTGGAACTGACCAAGCCGGTGATGAACGGCGGCAGTGAAGCCGAACTGCGCGGCACGCGCCACACGCTGGTCACCGTGCTGGAAGCATTGTTGCGCCTGGCGCACCCGATCATTCCGTTCATTACCGAAACCATCTGGCAGCGGGTGAAAGTGCTGAAAGGCGTGAGCGCCGACACGATTATGCTGCAACCGTTCCCGGCCTTTGATGCCACGCTGGAAGACGAGCAAGCGTTTAACGATCTGGAATGGATCAAGCAGGCGATCATCGCAGTGCGTAACATCCGCGCTGAAATGAACATCGCCCCCAGCAAACCGCTGACGCTGCTGCTGCGCGATGCGTCCGCCGATGCCACTCGCCGCGTGCGGGACAACCTCGGCTTTATTCAGACGCTGGCGCGTCTGGAGAGCATCACGCTGTTGCCGGCCGGCGACAAAGGCCCGGTTTCCGTTACCAAACTGGTGGATGGCGCCGAGTTGCTGATCCCGATGGCCGGCTTGATTGATAAAGTGGCCGAGCTGGACAGGCTGGCAAAAGAAGTGGCGAAACTTGAAGTGGAAATCGGTCGCATCGACAGCAAGCTGTCCAACGAAGGTTTCGTCGCACGCGCACCGGAAGCGGTTGTCGCCAAAGAGCGCGAAAAACGCGACGGTTACGCAGTCGCCAAAACCAAGCTGCTGGAGCAGCAGGCCACCATCGCTGCGTTGTAA
- the arcA gene encoding arginine deiminase produces MQKNYVGSEIGQLRSVMLHRPNLSLKRLTPSNCQELLFDDVLSVERAGKEHDIFSDLLRQQHVEVLLLTDLLTETLALPAAKSWLLNTQISDYRLGPSFAADIRGWLADQPHRQLARIMTGGLTYSEIPETFSNMVVDTKKATDFIMNPLPNHLFTRDTSCWIYNGVSINPMAKSARQRETNNLRAIYRWHPRFAKGEFIKYFGDDDCNYDHATLEGGDVLVIGRGAVLIGMSERTTPQGVEFLARALFHHQQASRVIALELPKHRACMHLDTVMTHIDVDTFSVYPEIVSKETQCWTLTDDGHGGIKRREEPHFLTAIEQALDIDHVRLITTGGDRFEAEREQWNDANNVLTIRPGVVIGYERNVWTNEKYDKAGITVLPIPGDELGRGRGGARCMSCPLERDAI; encoded by the coding sequence ATGCAGAAAAATTATGTTGGTTCAGAGATAGGTCAGTTACGTAGCGTCATGCTACATCGACCTAATTTAAGCCTGAAAAGATTAACTCCATCCAACTGTCAGGAATTATTGTTTGATGATGTATTGTCTGTTGAGCGTGCGGGTAAAGAACATGACATATTCTCTGATTTACTGCGTCAGCAACATGTTGAAGTTTTATTATTAACCGACTTGCTCACCGAAACACTGGCGCTACCGGCAGCCAAAAGCTGGCTGTTAAATACCCAGATTTCTGATTATCGTTTAGGCCCTTCTTTTGCCGCCGATATTCGAGGCTGGCTTGCCGATCAGCCGCATCGTCAACTAGCAAGAATTATGACCGGCGGCCTGACCTACAGTGAAATTCCAGAGACGTTCAGCAATATGGTTGTCGATACCAAAAAGGCAACGGATTTTATTATGAATCCTCTTCCCAATCATTTATTCACCCGGGATACCTCGTGCTGGATATATAACGGCGTTTCAATCAATCCGATGGCAAAAAGCGCGCGTCAGCGGGAAACCAATAATCTCCGGGCAATATATCGCTGGCATCCGCGTTTTGCGAAGGGTGAGTTTATTAAATATTTTGGTGACGATGACTGTAATTACGACCACGCGACATTAGAAGGTGGAGACGTATTGGTCATTGGCCGTGGCGCAGTTCTGATTGGCATGTCAGAGCGAACCACACCACAGGGCGTCGAGTTTCTGGCGCGAGCCTTATTTCATCACCAACAGGCAAGCCGCGTCATTGCGCTGGAACTGCCTAAGCACCGCGCCTGTATGCATCTTGATACCGTCATGACGCATATTGATGTCGATACCTTCTCGGTTTACCCGGAAATCGTCAGCAAGGAAACACAGTGCTGGACGCTCACCGACGACGGTCATGGCGGCATAAAGCGCCGGGAAGAACCCCATTTTCTGACCGCGATTGAGCAGGCGCTCGATATTGATCATGTCCGGTTGATCACTACAGGCGGCGACCGGTTCGAAGCGGAGCGTGAACAATGGAACGACGCTAACAACGTCCTGACCATACGCCCCGGCGTCGTCATCGGGTACGAACGCAATGTCTGGACCAACGAAAAATACGATAAAGCCGGTATTACGGTTCTCCCCATTCCGGGTGATGAACTCGGACGCGGACGCGGCGGCGCACGCTGCATGAGCTGCCCACTGGAACGTGACGCCATCTGA
- the arcC gene encoding carbamate kinase: MTNPIITKSDMAKPAVTKPTLIVALGGNALLKRGEPLEADIQQHNIAQAARIIAELTEQWNVVLVHGNGPQVGLLALQNNAYSAVTPYPLDILGAESQGMIGYLLEQALRNTLPQREISTLLTQVEVDPRDPAFDQPTKYIGPVYQQEQADAIRREKGWTMKADGQYFRRVVPSPQPQRIVESDAISTLIARNHLVICNGGGGVPVTRSRDGQLSGIEAVIDKDLSAAMLACQIHADALLILTDADAVYLDWGKATQQPLHKVTPGDLAGMSFDAGSMGPKIAAACEFVNHCHAVAGIGSLTDGTAILAGQKGTLIRFA, encoded by the coding sequence ATGACAAACCCCATCATAACAAAGTCTGACATGGCAAAACCCGCCGTGACCAAACCCACCCTGATCGTCGCGCTGGGAGGCAACGCGTTGCTGAAACGCGGCGAACCGCTGGAAGCCGATATTCAGCAGCATAATATTGCTCAGGCCGCCCGGATCATTGCCGAGCTGACGGAACAATGGAATGTCGTACTGGTGCATGGCAACGGGCCACAGGTCGGCCTGCTGGCACTACAAAATAACGCTTATTCCGCTGTGACCCCCTACCCGCTGGATATTTTGGGGGCGGAAAGTCAGGGGATGATTGGCTATTTGCTAGAACAAGCGCTCAGAAACACGCTGCCGCAACGTGAGATCAGTACGTTGTTGACACAGGTGGAGGTCGATCCCCGCGATCCTGCCTTCGATCAGCCGACGAAATATATCGGCCCGGTCTATCAGCAGGAACAAGCTGATGCCATCCGCCGGGAAAAAGGCTGGACCATGAAAGCCGACGGCCAGTATTTCCGCCGCGTCGTCCCCTCACCACAGCCACAGCGGATCGTCGAAAGCGATGCAATAAGTACCTTGATTGCCCGCAATCATCTGGTTATCTGCAACGGTGGAGGCGGTGTTCCCGTCACCCGCAGCCGCGACGGGCAGTTATCGGGCATCGAAGCGGTGATTGATAAGGACCTTTCTGCGGCCATGCTGGCGTGTCAAATACACGCCGATGCATTACTTATTCTGACCGATGCCGATGCGGTCTATCTCGACTGGGGCAAAGCCACCCAGCAACCGTTACATAAGGTCACACCGGGCGATCTTGCCGGTATGTCTTTCGATGCGGGTTCGATGGGTCCCAAAATTGCCGCCGCCTGTGAGTTTGTTAATCACTGCCATGCCGTCGCCGGCATCGGTTCGCTAACGGATGGAACGGCCATTCTGGCCGGGCAAAAAGGTACGCTGATCCGTTTCGCATAA
- the argF gene encoding ornithine carbamoyltransferase, with protein sequence MSIDLYNRHFLKLLDFTPAEIQHLINLAMALKKAKYNGTEQAKLTGKNIALIFEKTSTRTRCAFEVAAFDQGAQVTYLGPSGSQIGHKESMKDTARVLGRMYDGIEYRGFGQSIVEELARFAGVPVWNGLTDEFHPTQILADLMTMLEHAPGKQLGQLAFAYLGDARNNMGNSLMVGAAKMGMDIRLVAPRAYWPDEKLVQQCRDIASQTGGRITLTEYVDEGVAGVDFLYTDVWVSMGEPKAAWAERVSLMKPYQINRAVVDATGNPQVKFMHCLPAFHNEHTLMGREIEQTYHLKGLEVTEEVFESDYSIVFDEAENRMHTIKAIMVATLAG encoded by the coding sequence ATGTCTATTGATCTTTATAACCGTCATTTTCTTAAATTGCTGGATTTCACACCGGCAGAAATTCAGCACCTGATTAACCTCGCCATGGCGTTGAAAAAAGCGAAATACAACGGTACGGAGCAGGCGAAATTAACCGGTAAAAATATTGCGCTGATCTTTGAAAAAACCTCAACCCGCACCCGCTGTGCGTTTGAGGTCGCCGCCTTTGATCAAGGCGCACAGGTCACCTATCTCGGTCCAAGCGGTTCACAAATCGGCCATAAAGAATCCATGAAAGATACGGCCCGTGTACTGGGAAGAATGTACGACGGTATTGAATACCGCGGATTTGGTCAGTCGATCGTTGAGGAGCTGGCTCGCTTTGCCGGCGTCCCCGTGTGGAACGGCCTGACTGACGAATTCCACCCGACACAAATTCTGGCTGACCTGATGACCATGCTGGAGCACGCGCCCGGCAAGCAACTCGGCCAGTTGGCTTTCGCCTATCTGGGCGATGCCCGTAACAACATGGGGAATTCGCTGATGGTGGGCGCGGCCAAGATGGGCATGGATATCCGGCTGGTCGCCCCGCGAGCCTACTGGCCGGATGAAAAGCTGGTTCAACAGTGCCGGGATATCGCCAGTCAGACCGGCGGCCGGATCACCCTGACGGAATATGTCGATGAGGGGGTGGCGGGCGTTGATTTTCTCTATACCGATGTGTGGGTATCCATGGGCGAGCCCAAAGCGGCCTGGGCCGAACGGGTCAGTCTGATGAAACCGTACCAGATCAACCGCGCCGTGGTGGACGCCACCGGTAACCCGCAGGTTAAATTCATGCACTGCCTGCCCGCTTTTCATAACGAGCACACACTGATGGGCCGTGAAATCGAACAAACCTACCACCTTAAAGGGCTGGAAGTGACGGAGGAGGTTTTCGAATCGGATTACTCCATTGTTTTCGATGAAGCCGAAAACCGTATGCACACCATTAAAGCCATCATGGTTGCCACACTGGCTGGCTAA
- a CDS encoding YfcC family protein, translating into MKTFKFPSAYTILFLLIACMAVLSWIIPAGQYQMAMNEKLGKPVPLAGTWHPVAARPQGITDVLLAPVDGLYNHRTNEAGAIDVALFILIVGGFLGIVTKTGAIDAGIERVTIRLAGREEWMIPILMALFAAGGTIYGMAEESLPFYSLMVPIMLAAGFDSVVAAATVLLGAGIGTLGSTINPFATVIAANAAGITFTDGIGLRIAMLIIGWLICVAYVMRYARKVKHDPSASLVADQWEADRAHFLANKSHDLLPFTTTRKIVLTLFALAFAIMIYGVSVRGWWMGEISGVFLASSIIIGLIARMSEAELTSTFIDGARELLGVALIIGIARGIVVIMDNGMITHTILNQAEIAMSGLSSMLFINVMFALEILLSFLVPSSSGLAVLTMPIMAPLADFAHVGRELVVTAYQSASGVVNLVTPTSAVVMGGLAISHVPYVRWLRWVSPLLVTLTLLLMVGLSLGTHG; encoded by the coding sequence ATGAAAACATTCAAATTCCCTTCGGCCTATACCATTTTGTTCCTGCTTATCGCCTGCATGGCGGTTCTCAGTTGGATTATTCCCGCCGGACAATACCAGATGGCCATGAATGAAAAGCTGGGTAAACCGGTGCCGCTGGCCGGGACCTGGCATCCGGTGGCGGCCAGGCCGCAAGGTATTACAGACGTGCTGCTGGCGCCGGTTGACGGATTATATAACCACCGGACCAACGAGGCCGGCGCCATTGATGTCGCGTTATTCATTCTGATTGTCGGCGGCTTTCTTGGCATTGTGACCAAAACCGGGGCGATTGATGCCGGGATAGAACGCGTCACCATCAGATTAGCAGGGCGCGAAGAATGGATGATCCCCATTTTGATGGCGCTGTTTGCCGCCGGGGGCACCATCTATGGTATGGCGGAAGAATCACTCCCTTTTTACAGCCTGATGGTCCCGATCATGCTGGCCGCCGGTTTTGATTCGGTGGTGGCGGCGGCAACCGTCCTGCTGGGGGCCGGGATTGGCACACTCGGCTCCACCATCAACCCCTTCGCTACCGTGATTGCGGCCAATGCTGCCGGCATTACCTTTACGGACGGCATCGGTTTACGCATCGCCATGCTGATTATCGGCTGGTTAATTTGTGTGGCTTACGTCATGCGCTATGCGCGCAAGGTGAAGCACGATCCGTCAGCGTCGCTGGTCGCCGACCAGTGGGAAGCCGATCGCGCGCATTTTTTAGCGAACAAGAGCCATGACCTGCTGCCATTCACGACAACACGCAAAATCGTACTGACCCTTTTCGCACTGGCTTTCGCCATCATGATTTACGGCGTGTCCGTCCGCGGCTGGTGGATGGGAGAAATCTCCGGCGTCTTTCTAGCCTCATCGATTATCATCGGATTAATTGCACGCATGAGCGAAGCCGAACTCACCTCAACCTTTATCGACGGCGCCAGAGAGCTGCTGGGGGTGGCACTGATTATCGGGATCGCGCGCGGCATTGTGGTGATTATGGATAACGGCATGATCACCCACACCATTCTCAATCAGGCGGAAATAGCGATGAGCGGCCTGTCATCCATGTTGTTTATCAACGTCATGTTCGCGCTGGAAATACTGCTCTCTTTTTTAGTGCCGTCATCCTCCGGCCTGGCGGTACTCACTATGCCTATCATGGCGCCGCTGGCCGATTTCGCTCACGTCGGGCGCGAGCTGGTTGTTACGGCTTATCAATCTGCTTCCGGCGTGGTCAATCTGGTTACACCCACCTCTGCGGTGGTGATGGGGGGGCTGGCGATTTCTCATGTGCCTTATGTACGCTGGTTGCGGTGGGTTTCCCCTTTGCTGGTAACGCTAACCCTGCTGCTGATGGTCGGCCTGAGCCTGGGAACACATGGCTAA
- a CDS encoding arginine repressor, which produces MVKKSQTTLDKEQAQLALCQQLIIGNSYRSQEHLRQEMQRHGYRDISQSTISRLLRLLGVVKVRNAKGQKIYALGPQAQPEPDVSRPIADMVVHVEHNDEFILISVVSGYARAVARVIDHHALPEVLGVVATSNIVWIAPRDTRNILRLHRQILHTLELEPVSVYTQ; this is translated from the coding sequence ATGGTGAAAAAATCTCAAACCACATTGGATAAGGAACAGGCACAGCTTGCACTTTGCCAGCAGCTTATTATTGGCAATAGCTACCGTTCTCAGGAACATCTCAGGCAGGAAATGCAGCGGCACGGATACCGGGATATCAGTCAGTCCACCATTTCCCGACTTTTGAGATTGCTTGGAGTCGTCAAAGTCAGAAACGCCAAAGGGCAGAAAATTTATGCGCTCGGCCCGCAAGCGCAACCCGAGCCGGATGTTTCCCGTCCGATTGCCGATATGGTGGTACATGTTGAGCACAACGATGAGTTTATCCTGATCTCGGTGGTCTCCGGGTATGCCCGGGCGGTTGCCAGGGTGATTGATCATCACGCATTACCGGAGGTATTGGGCGTGGTCGCCACCAGCAACATCGTTTGGATCGCCCCGCGGGATACGCGCAATATTCTGCGGCTACATCGCCAGATTCTCCATACGCTGGAGCTTGAACCGGTATCGGTATATACCCAATAG
- a CDS encoding methyl-accepting chemotaxis protein, giving the protein MFRKIKIRTTLSIMVFSLAVLSLIVGVLGLVAVQSGNKSFAHVDTVVLPGLVALNESSELLLRARLDLRLYESLMGKGDKEAANVALKRARGKIDDAGKKWQEYLTYPQYEQERAISSDMAARRDTLMNEFINPAFTALEAGNLDEYRQRAGKSTTLYADFDGAAKKLVQYKRQSIDEAYSDSNERVSRMQFILSVVIVCALVLAALAWSILTNLVVKPLNQAISVFGRIAQGDLRANIEIRGHNEIAQLFGAVQHMRDGLENMVRAVRNGTDAISVGVEEIASGNIDLSSRTEQQAASLDETAASMEQILSTVSNNEDNTRKANDLAQKASHSASRGGDVVTEVVDTMRSIQQSSARISDIVGVIDGIAFQTNLLALNAAVEAARAGEQGKGFAVVASEVRMLAQRSATAAKEIGTMIDNSLSRIEKGAGLVDVAGKTMDEILSDVRKVVDIMGEIMLSSGEQSRGISQINIAINQMDGVTQQNAGLVAEVASAAGSLQAQVTHLQQSIASFRIGDDSPPSQANTPASHRHLAITGAR; this is encoded by the coding sequence ATGTTTCGTAAGATCAAGATCCGTACGACGCTCAGTATTATGGTGTTCTCTCTGGCCGTGTTGTCATTGATTGTGGGCGTGCTGGGGCTGGTCGCCGTTCAGTCGGGGAATAAGTCGTTCGCACATGTGGATACGGTGGTACTGCCGGGGCTGGTGGCGTTGAATGAAAGTTCGGAATTGCTATTACGCGCTCGTCTCGATTTACGTCTGTACGAATCCCTGATGGGGAAAGGGGATAAAGAGGCGGCTAACGTGGCGCTCAAGCGTGCCAGAGGAAAAATCGATGATGCCGGTAAGAAATGGCAGGAATACCTTACTTACCCGCAATACGAGCAGGAGAGGGCCATTTCTTCCGACATGGCGGCCAGGCGCGACACCCTGATGAATGAATTTATCAACCCGGCGTTCACCGCGCTGGAGGCGGGTAATCTGGACGAGTACCGTCAGCGTGCCGGGAAGTCCACCACGTTGTACGCCGATTTTGACGGTGCGGCGAAAAAACTGGTGCAATACAAGCGGCAGAGCATTGACGAGGCGTACAGCGATTCGAACGAACGCGTTAGCCGTATGCAGTTCATTTTGTCGGTGGTGATTGTCTGTGCGCTGGTGCTGGCGGCACTGGCCTGGTCGATTCTGACCAACCTGGTGGTGAAACCGCTCAATCAGGCGATTAGCGTGTTTGGCCGGATTGCGCAAGGCGACCTGCGCGCCAACATTGAGATTCGCGGTCATAATGAAATCGCCCAACTGTTCGGCGCGGTACAGCATATGCGCGACGGGCTGGAAAATATGGTGCGGGCGGTGCGCAACGGTACTGACGCGATTAGCGTCGGCGTTGAGGAGATTGCCTCCGGTAATATCGATTTATCCAGTCGTACTGAACAGCAGGCCGCATCATTAGATGAAACTGCCGCCAGTATGGAGCAGATTCTGTCGACGGTAAGCAACAACGAAGACAACACCCGTAAAGCTAACGATCTGGCGCAGAAAGCCTCGCATTCCGCTTCTCGCGGCGGCGATGTGGTTACCGAAGTCGTCGATACCATGCGTTCCATTCAGCAGAGCTCGGCGCGTATCTCCGATATCGTCGGCGTGATCGACGGCATCGCCTTTCAGACCAACCTGCTGGCGCTGAACGCGGCGGTGGAAGCGGCACGAGCGGGCGAGCAGGGCAAAGGCTTTGCGGTGGTGGCGTCCGAAGTGCGTATGCTGGCGCAACGCAGCGCCACGGCGGCTAAAGAGATCGGCACCATGATCGATAACTCGCTGAGCCGTATCGAGAAAGGCGCCGGGCTGGTGGACGTGGCCGGCAAGACGATGGATGAGATTCTGTCGGATGTCCGCAAAGTGGTGGATATCATGGGCGAGATCATGCTGTCTTCCGGCGAACAAAGCCGGGGAATTTCACAGATCAATATCGCCATTAACCAGATGGACGGCGTAACCCAGCAGAACGCCGGCCTGGTAGCGGAGGTGGCGAGCGCCGCCGGCTCATTGCAGGCACAGGTGACGCATTTGCAGCAGTCGATCGCCAGTTTCCGCATTGGGGATGATAGCCCGCCGTCGCAAGCCAATACGCCCGCATCTCATCGCCACCTCGCCATTACAGGGGCCAGGTAA